A single region of the Nomascus leucogenys isolate Asia unplaced genomic scaffold, Asia_NLE_v1 Super-Scaffold_258, whole genome shotgun sequence genome encodes:
- the PRAC2 gene encoding LOW QUALITY PROTEIN: putative protein PRAC2 (The sequence of the model RefSeq protein was modified relative to this genomic sequence to represent the inferred CDS: inserted 1 base in 1 codon), whose product MEPQVRALRCGCRNRDSKRASGGSIQVNPKKXGRVHTANCYGEEDKYITKEDLDRRRMALRPGSRRPTAFFFHARSLVPNLLAFFLGLSGAGPIHLPMPWPNGRRHRVLDPHMQLSTHEAPGCWKPVALRGMKACPQVLLEW is encoded by the exons ATGGAGCCTCAGGTTCGCGCTCTGCGTTGTGGATGCCGGAACCGAGATTCAAAAAGAGCTTCCGGAG GTTCCATACAAGTAAATCCGAAAA GTGGGAGGGTCCACACCGCGAATTGTTATGGCGAGGAAGATAAATATATTACTAAAGAAGACCTGGACAGAAGGCGGATGGCGCTGCGGCCTGGCTCCCGCAGACCGACCGCCTTCTTCTTCCATGCGAGATCGCTCGTACCGAACCTCCTTGCCTTCTTCCTGGGTCTCTCGGGGGCTGGACCAATACATCTGCCGATGCCCTGGCCTAATGGCAGGCGACATCGGGTCCTGGACCCCCACATGCAGCTCAGTACCCACGAGGCCCCAGGCTGCTGGAAGCCTGTAGCTCTGCGGGGGATGAAAGCCTGCCCGCAGGTTCTCCTGGAGTGGTGA
- the PRAC1 gene encoding LOW QUALITY PROTEIN: small nuclear protein PRAC1 (The sequence of the model RefSeq protein was modified relative to this genomic sequence to represent the inferred CDS: substituted 2 bases at 2 genomic stop codons) — protein sequence MGNRCQPFFLSPYQLVLCRGDEGEGTKWSGKKTTVVLXAHFSDQGPAHLTTSKSAFLSNKKLQYLTKHLLXKPGEARRGGSACNSGISGGRGRQIP from the exons ATGGGGAACCGATGCcagcctttcttcctctctccctaccAGTTAGTTCTGTGTAGAGGGGATGAGGGGGAGGGGACGAAGTGGTCGGGAAAGA AGACAACAGTGGTGTTGTGAGCCCATTTCTCAGATCAAGGACCGGCCCATCTTACTACCTCCAAGAGTGCTTTTCTCTCTAACAA aaaattacaatatttaacAAAACATCTACTTTGAAAACCGGgcgaggccaggcgtggtggctcagcctgtaattccGGaatttcgggaggccgaggcaggcagattccttga